In a genomic window of Streptomyces pristinaespiralis:
- a CDS encoding glycosyltransferase 87 family protein — MPTAVARGTILPFAVWLLTRTALLLFVFKVVVFPGPDVTSDVSAIYRGWYEVLSTGTYPMNDVTWQYPPAGALAILSPGLLPGLDYTSAFFVVVLVCDLAVLLLLRYAERGGTARRGTWMWVVGVPLLGPTVYARYDLMVTAVAVAALLAGLRRPRTLGALAGFGAVLKVWPVLLLLGVPRGRTTVRSWGAAAATGGAVTLLLCTLMPGGLAFLTFQRDRGTEVESLGALVFHIARHFGWEGQVLLNYGSVEFLGPYVPLVSTIALGLSVLALGWLVLWRLRAREFGPSTPCDAAFAAVLLFTTTSRVISPQYMVWLVGLAAVCLVFRDSRMTLPAWLALAATAVTVLEFPIWFAEVVASDPSGIALLVLRNGLLVAATVTACRRLWRQTVAVPQPPARVSPAAREDSHATSR; from the coding sequence ATGCCGACGGCGGTCGCGCGAGGCACGATCCTCCCCTTCGCGGTGTGGTTGCTCACCAGGACCGCGCTGCTGCTGTTCGTGTTCAAGGTGGTCGTCTTCCCCGGGCCGGACGTCACCAGCGACGTCTCGGCGATCTACCGGGGCTGGTACGAGGTGCTGAGCACCGGCACGTACCCGATGAACGACGTGACCTGGCAGTACCCGCCCGCCGGCGCGCTCGCGATCCTCTCCCCCGGTCTCCTCCCGGGTCTCGACTACACGTCCGCCTTCTTCGTCGTCGTCCTCGTGTGCGACCTGGCGGTCCTGCTCCTGCTGCGGTACGCGGAGCGTGGCGGCACCGCCCGGCGGGGCACCTGGATGTGGGTCGTGGGCGTTCCGCTGCTCGGTCCGACCGTGTACGCCCGCTACGACCTGATGGTCACGGCCGTCGCCGTCGCCGCCCTTCTCGCGGGCCTGCGCCGGCCGCGGACCCTGGGGGCGCTGGCGGGCTTCGGCGCGGTGCTGAAGGTGTGGCCGGTGCTGCTCCTGCTGGGTGTCCCGCGGGGGCGCACGACCGTCCGGTCGTGGGGCGCCGCGGCGGCGACGGGCGGGGCGGTCACGCTGCTGCTGTGCACCCTGATGCCGGGCGGACTGGCCTTCCTCACCTTCCAGCGCGACCGCGGTACCGAGGTCGAGTCGCTGGGCGCCCTGGTCTTCCACATCGCGCGGCACTTCGGCTGGGAGGGACAGGTGCTGCTGAACTACGGGTCCGTGGAGTTCCTCGGCCCGTACGTCCCGCTGGTCAGCACCATCGCCCTCGGCCTCTCCGTGCTCGCGCTCGGCTGGCTGGTGCTGTGGCGGCTGCGGGCGCGGGAGTTCGGGCCGTCCACGCCGTGCGACGCGGCCTTCGCCGCGGTGCTGCTGTTCACGACCACGAGCCGGGTGATCAGCCCGCAGTACATGGTGTGGCTGGTCGGTCTGGCCGCCGTGTGCCTGGTGTTCCGCGACAGCCGGATGACGCTCCCCGCCTGGCTGGCGCTGGCGGCCACGGCCGTGACGGTGCTGGAGTTCCCCATCTGGTTCGCGGAAGTGGTGGCGAGCGACCCGTCCGGCATCGCGCTGCTCGTCCTGCGCAACGGGCTGCTGGTGGCCGCGACGGTCACCGCGTGCCGCCGGCTGTGGCGGCAGACGGTTGCCGTGCCGCAGCCGCCCGCCCGGGTCAGCCCAGCTGCTCGCGAAGATAGTCACGCCACATCGCGGTGA
- a CDS encoding glycosyltransferase family 4 protein, whose product MHKTLIVTNDFPPRPGGIQAFLHNMALRLDPGQLVVYASTWKRGKEGAAATAAFDAEQPFTVVRDRTTMLLPTPRVTRTAARLLREHGCESVWFGAAAPLGLMAPALRRAGARRLVATTHGHEAGWAQLPASRQLLRRIGEGTDTITYLGEYTRSRIAAALTPEAAARMVQLPPGVDEKTFHPGSGGDLVRRRLGLSDRPVVVCVSRLVPRKGQDTLIRAMPAILAKVPDAVLLIVGGGPYENELRGLAAETGVEGSVRFTGAVPWSELPAHYGAGDVFAMPCRTRRGGLDVEGLGIVYLEASATGLPVVAGDSGGAPDAVLEGETGWVVRGGSAEESAERIVHLLQDPELRKRMGERGRAWVEEKWRWDLLAERLKALL is encoded by the coding sequence ATGCACAAGACCCTGATCGTGACCAACGACTTCCCGCCCAGGCCCGGCGGCATCCAGGCGTTCCTGCACAACATGGCGCTACGGCTGGATCCCGGACAACTCGTCGTCTACGCCTCCACGTGGAAGCGCGGCAAGGAGGGCGCGGCGGCGACCGCCGCGTTCGACGCCGAGCAGCCCTTCACGGTCGTACGCGACCGGACGACGATGCTCCTGCCGACCCCCCGGGTCACCCGCACGGCGGCGCGGCTGCTGCGTGAACACGGCTGCGAGTCCGTGTGGTTCGGCGCCGCCGCCCCGCTCGGGCTGATGGCCCCCGCGCTGCGGCGCGCGGGCGCGCGGCGGCTGGTGGCCACCACGCACGGCCACGAGGCGGGCTGGGCGCAGCTGCCCGCGTCCCGGCAGTTGCTGCGCCGCATCGGCGAGGGCACGGACACCATCACGTACCTCGGCGAGTACACCCGCTCGCGCATCGCCGCGGCGCTGACGCCGGAGGCCGCGGCCCGCATGGTCCAGCTGCCGCCCGGCGTCGACGAGAAGACCTTCCACCCCGGCTCGGGCGGCGACCTGGTCCGGCGGCGGCTGGGCCTGAGCGACCGGCCCGTGGTGGTGTGCGTCTCACGCCTCGTGCCGCGCAAGGGCCAGGACACGCTGATCCGTGCCATGCCCGCGATCCTGGCGAAGGTGCCGGACGCGGTGCTGCTGATCGTCGGCGGCGGCCCGTACGAGAACGAACTGCGGGGCCTCGCGGCGGAGACCGGGGTCGAGGGGTCCGTGCGCTTCACCGGCGCCGTGCCGTGGTCCGAACTCCCCGCGCACTACGGCGCGGGCGACGTCTTCGCCATGCCCTGCCGGACCCGCAGGGGCGGCCTGGACGTCGAGGGTCTCGGGATCGTCTACCTGGAGGCGTCGGCGACCGGCCTGCCCGTCGTGGCGGGCGACTCGGGCGGCGCGCCGGACGCGGTGCTCGAGGGCGAGACCGGCTGGGTCGTCCGCGGCGGCTCGGCGGAGGAGTCGGCGGAGCGCATCGTGCACCTGCTGCAGGACCCGGAGCTGCGGAAGCGGATGGGGGAGCGGGGGCGGGCGTGGGTCGAGGAGAAGTGGCGGTGGGACCTGCTGGCGGAGCGGCTGAAGGCGCTGCTCTGA
- a CDS encoding AMP-dependent synthetase/ligase has protein sequence MREFSLPALYEVPTDGNLTDLIRRNAAQHPDVAVMGRKVDGRWTDVTATQFLAEVRAAAKGLIAAGIRPGDRVGLMSRTRYEWVQLDFAIWSAGAVTVPVYETSSAEQVQWILGDSGAAAVIVEGDAHAAAVESVRDSLPALQNVWQIEKGAVDELTAAGAEISEATVDERSAAAKADDPATIVYTSGTTGRPKGCVLTHRAFFAECGNLVERLKPLFRTGESSVLLFLPAAHVFGRMVELAAVMAPIRLGCVPDIKNLTDELASFRPTLILGVPRVFEKVYNSARAKAQADGKGKIFDKAANTAIAYSRALGGPGGVPVGLKLKHKVFDKLVYSKLRAVLGGRGEYAVSGGAPLGERLGHFFRGIGFTVLEGYGLTESCAATAFNPWDRQKIGTVGQPLPGSVVRIADDGEVLLHGEHIFSGYWNNEAATADALADGWFHTGDIGTLDEDGYLAITGRKKEILVTAGGKNVAPAVIEDRIRGHALVAECMVVGDGRPFVGALVTIDEEFLGRWAAEHGKPAGSTAVSLRDDADLRAEIQRAVDDGNAAVSKAESVRKFRILPTQFTEEAGHITPSLKLKRNVVAKDFADEIEAIYRA, from the coding sequence TTGCGCGAGTTCAGCCTTCCGGCCCTGTACGAGGTCCCCACGGACGGCAACCTGACGGATCTCATCCGCCGCAATGCCGCGCAGCACCCGGATGTGGCGGTGATGGGCCGCAAGGTCGACGGCAGATGGACGGACGTCACCGCGACGCAGTTCCTGGCCGAGGTGCGTGCCGCCGCCAAAGGCCTGATCGCCGCCGGAATCCGGCCCGGCGACCGGGTCGGCCTGATGTCCCGCACCCGCTACGAGTGGGTCCAGCTGGACTTCGCGATCTGGAGCGCCGGCGCGGTCACCGTGCCGGTCTACGAGACCAGTTCGGCGGAGCAGGTGCAGTGGATCCTCGGCGACTCCGGCGCCGCCGCCGTGATCGTCGAGGGCGACGCGCACGCCGCCGCCGTGGAGTCCGTGCGCGACTCGCTGCCGGCCCTGCAAAACGTCTGGCAGATCGAGAAGGGCGCGGTCGACGAACTGACCGCCGCCGGCGCCGAGATCTCCGAGGCGACCGTCGACGAGCGCAGCGCCGCCGCCAAGGCCGACGACCCGGCGACCATCGTCTACACCTCCGGCACCACCGGCCGCCCCAAGGGCTGCGTGCTCACCCACCGCGCCTTCTTCGCCGAGTGCGGCAACCTGGTCGAGCGCCTGAAGCCGCTGTTCCGTACGGGCGAGAGCTCCGTGCTGCTGTTCCTCCCGGCCGCGCACGTCTTCGGCCGCATGGTCGAACTGGCCGCCGTGATGGCGCCGATCAGGCTCGGCTGCGTCCCCGACATCAAGAACCTCACCGACGAGCTGGCCTCCTTCCGGCCGACCCTGATCCTCGGTGTGCCCCGCGTGTTCGAGAAGGTCTACAACTCCGCGCGGGCCAAGGCCCAGGCGGACGGCAAGGGCAAGATCTTCGACAAGGCCGCGAACACGGCCATCGCCTACAGCCGCGCCCTGGGCGGCCCCGGCGGCGTGCCGGTCGGCCTGAAGCTCAAGCACAAGGTCTTCGACAAGCTCGTCTACAGCAAGCTCCGCGCCGTCCTCGGCGGCCGCGGCGAGTACGCGGTCTCCGGCGGCGCGCCGCTGGGCGAGCGGCTCGGTCACTTCTTCCGCGGCATCGGCTTCACCGTGCTGGAGGGCTACGGCCTCACCGAGTCGTGCGCGGCGACCGCGTTCAACCCGTGGGACCGCCAGAAGATCGGCACGGTCGGCCAGCCGCTGCCCGGCTCCGTGGTGCGGATCGCGGACGACGGCGAGGTGCTGCTGCACGGCGAGCACATCTTCTCCGGTTACTGGAACAACGAGGCCGCGACGGCCGACGCCCTGGCCGACGGCTGGTTCCACACGGGCGACATCGGCACCCTCGACGAGGACGGCTACCTCGCGATCACCGGCCGCAAGAAGGAGATCCTGGTCACCGCCGGTGGCAAGAACGTCGCCCCCGCGGTGATCGAGGACCGCATCCGCGGGCACGCCCTCGTCGCCGAGTGCATGGTCGTCGGCGACGGCCGCCCGTTCGTCGGCGCGCTCGTCACGATCGACGAGGAGTTCCTCGGCCGCTGGGCCGCGGAGCACGGCAAGCCGGCCGGCTCCACGGCGGTCTCCCTGCGCGACGACGCGGACCTGCGGGCGGAGATCCAGAGGGCCGTGGACGACGGCAACGCGGCCGTCTCGAAGGCGGAGTCGGTGCGCAAGTTCCGCATTCTGCCGACGCAGTTCACGGAGGAGGCGGGCCACATCACGCCGTCGCTGAAGCTGAAGCGGAACGTGGTGGCGAAGGACTTCGCGGACGAGATCGAAGCGATCTACCGCGCCTGA
- a CDS encoding metallophosphoesterase family protein, translating to MRVNVVSDVHGNAKDLAIAGDGADALICLGDLVLFLDYADHSRGIFPDLFGVENADRIVELRSARRFDEAREFGRGLWAELGIDKETAIEAAVRRQYAELFAAFPTPTYATYGNVDMPALWHEYARPGTTVLDGERVEIGGRVFGFVGGGLRTPMRTPYEISDEEYAAKVEAIGEVDVLCSHIPPDVPELTYDTVARRFERGSRALLDAIRRTRPRYSLFGHVHQPLVRRMRVGATECVNVGHFAARGRPWSLSW from the coding sequence ATGCGAGTCAACGTGGTCAGCGACGTGCACGGCAATGCGAAGGATCTCGCCATTGCGGGCGACGGTGCCGATGCTTTGATCTGCCTCGGTGACCTGGTGCTTTTCCTTGACTACGCCGACCACTCACGCGGCATCTTCCCCGACCTGTTCGGCGTGGAGAACGCCGACCGGATCGTGGAACTGCGCTCCGCCAGGCGCTTCGACGAGGCCCGGGAGTTCGGGCGCGGGCTCTGGGCGGAGCTCGGCATCGACAAGGAGACCGCCATCGAGGCGGCCGTACGGCGCCAGTACGCCGAGCTGTTCGCCGCCTTTCCCACCCCGACGTACGCCACCTACGGCAACGTCGACATGCCTGCCCTGTGGCACGAGTACGCCCGCCCCGGCACCACCGTCCTCGACGGCGAGCGGGTGGAGATCGGCGGCCGGGTCTTCGGCTTCGTCGGCGGCGGACTGCGCACCCCGATGCGCACGCCGTACGAGATCTCCGACGAGGAGTACGCCGCCAAGGTCGAGGCGATCGGCGAGGTCGACGTCCTCTGCTCGCACATCCCGCCCGACGTCCCGGAACTGACCTACGACACCGTCGCCCGCCGCTTCGAACGCGGCAGCCGCGCCCTGCTGGACGCCATCCGGCGCACCCGGCCCCGGTACTCGCTCTTCGGCCATGTCCATCAGCCGCTCGTCCGCCGGATGAGGGTGGGCGCGACCGAGTGCGTCAACGTCGGGCACTTCGCCGCCCGCGGCCGTCCCTGGTCCCTGTCCTGGTGA
- a CDS encoding SRPBCC family protein: MAEHTSSSITIDAAPAEVMGVISDFTRYPEWTGEVKEAEVLATDAEGRAEQVRLVLDAGAIKDDHTLAYTWHGANEVSWTLVKSQMLRAIDGSYRLSPVGGGDRTEVTYQLTVDVKIPMLGMIKRKAEKVIIDRALAGLKKRVESGAGA, encoded by the coding sequence ATGGCGGAACACACCAGCTCGAGCATCACGATCGATGCGGCACCGGCCGAGGTCATGGGCGTCATCTCGGACTTCACCCGCTACCCGGAGTGGACCGGCGAGGTGAAGGAGGCGGAGGTGCTCGCCACCGACGCCGAGGGGCGGGCCGAGCAGGTCCGCCTGGTGCTGGACGCCGGGGCGATCAAGGACGACCACACCCTCGCCTACACCTGGCACGGGGCCAACGAGGTCAGCTGGACCCTGGTCAAGTCCCAGATGCTGCGCGCCATCGACGGTTCCTACCGCCTCTCGCCGGTCGGCGGCGGTGACCGTACCGAGGTCACGTACCAGCTCACCGTCGACGTCAAGATCCCGATGCTCGGCATGATCAAGCGCAAGGCGGAGAAGGTCATCATCGACCGTGCCCTCGCCGGTCTGAAGAAGCGCGTCGAGAGCGGCGCCGGCGCCTGA
- a CDS encoding ArsA family ATPase, protein MRKVLVTGLGGAGRTTVAAATALAEAARGRRALFLSADPGDVLGAPVTAAPEEPALVREGLWAARVDAGADFRAEFLDLQERASAALDLLGAARLEDEELTRLPGSEQFALLRALTVASRGGWDVVVVDMPPLHETIALLALPEELRRYLRRLLPQERQAARALRPVLAQLAGVPMPARWLYGTAERWDTELAGVQALIESVNTTLRVVAEPGPRAAAALLEARAGLALHGLAVDALVANRNLPRESADPWLAPLVAQQEKCLHEWYGTRLPRASMCEVPHLGRDPQGLEDLALLDTRAVRTAAGGDGPAAGARAHRGDGLAVGGDPEREGPRPGPGRIDRPEPSATGPGAEDALYVWELELPGVVKEQLSLVRRGDELLIGAGPFRRILPLPSALRRCTVAGAGLADGTLRVRFTPDPGLWPRTH, encoded by the coding sequence ATGCGCAAGGTCCTCGTCACCGGCCTCGGCGGCGCGGGCCGCACCACCGTCGCCGCCGCCACGGCGCTCGCCGAGGCCGCGCGCGGCCGGCGGGCACTGTTCCTCTCCGCGGACCCGGGCGACGTGCTCGGCGCGCCGGTCACCGCCGCTCCCGAAGAGCCCGCCCTGGTCCGCGAGGGCCTGTGGGCCGCCCGCGTCGACGCCGGCGCCGACTTCCGCGCCGAGTTCCTCGACCTCCAGGAACGTGCCTCCGCGGCGCTGGACCTGTTGGGCGCGGCCCGGCTCGAGGACGAGGAACTGACCCGGCTGCCCGGCAGCGAGCAGTTCGCCCTGCTGCGGGCGCTCACCGTCGCCTCGCGCGGCGGCTGGGACGTGGTCGTCGTCGACATGCCGCCGCTGCACGAGACGATCGCGCTGCTCGCCCTCCCGGAGGAACTGCGCCGCTATCTGCGCCGCCTCCTCCCGCAGGAACGCCAGGCCGCCCGCGCGCTGCGCCCGGTGCTCGCCCAGCTCGCCGGTGTGCCCATGCCGGCCCGGTGGCTGTACGGGACCGCTGAGCGCTGGGACACCGAACTGGCGGGTGTGCAGGCGCTGATCGAGTCCGTGAACACCACCTTGCGGGTCGTCGCGGAGCCGGGCCCCCGGGCCGCCGCGGCCCTGCTCGAGGCCCGCGCCGGACTCGCCCTGCACGGGCTCGCCGTGGACGCCCTCGTGGCGAACCGGAACCTGCCCCGTGAATCGGCGGACCCCTGGCTCGCCCCTCTCGTCGCCCAGCAGGAGAAGTGCCTGCACGAGTGGTACGGCACCCGGCTGCCCCGCGCCTCCATGTGCGAGGTCCCCCACCTGGGCCGGGACCCGCAGGGGCTCGAGGACCTCGCCCTGCTCGACACCCGGGCCGTCCGCACCGCCGCCGGCGGGGACGGACCGGCCGCCGGCGCAAGGGCGCACCGGGGCGACGGACTCGCCGTCGGAGGGGACCCGGAGCGGGAGGGACCCCGCCCCGGTCCCGGCCGCATCGACCGGCCCGAGCCCTCCGCGACCGGTCCCGGCGCCGAGGACGCCCTCTACGTGTGGGAACTGGAGCTGCCCGGCGTCGTCAAGGAGCAGCTCTCCCTCGTCCGCCGCGGGGATGAACTCCTGATCGGAGCGGGGCCGTTCCGCAGGATCCTTCCGCTGCCCTCGGCGCTGCGCCGCTGCACCGTCGCCGGCGCGGGTCTCGCGGACGGCACGCTCAGGGTCCGCTTCACGCCGGACCCGGGACTGTGGCCGCGGACACACTGA
- a CDS encoding DUF5304 domain-containing protein, with the protein MSDATERPDADAWATACEEDLQQEQARRRAQYGQPPGSAAEELRKLFDVVAEKVTSLQSSLPGVAAQSAVQQFVNQAKAAAQPVIERNPQVFDHLAAAGGELLAAYRSAVEGSERRWTQRPAGSADAKESDDPRDEGPGGSEHIDLD; encoded by the coding sequence ATGAGCGATGCGACCGAGCGCCCCGACGCCGACGCCTGGGCCACCGCCTGCGAGGAGGACCTCCAGCAGGAGCAGGCCCGCCGCCGGGCACAGTACGGGCAGCCGCCGGGTTCCGCCGCCGAAGAACTGCGAAAGCTCTTCGACGTCGTGGCGGAGAAGGTCACCTCCTTGCAGTCGTCCCTGCCCGGCGTGGCCGCGCAGAGCGCCGTCCAGCAGTTCGTGAACCAGGCGAAGGCCGCCGCCCAGCCGGTCATCGAACGAAACCCGCAGGTCTTCGACCATCTCGCGGCCGCCGGCGGCGAACTGCTCGCCGCCTACCGGTCCGCCGTCGAGGGCTCGGAGCGCCGCTGGACGCAGCGCCCCGCGGGCTCCGCGGACGCCAAGGAGAGCGACGACCCGCGTGACGAGGGCCCCGGCGGCAGCGAGCACATCGACCTGGACTGA
- a CDS encoding ROK family glucokinase, which yields MGLTIGVDIGGTKIAAGVVDEEGTILETHTVPTPSTAEGIVDAICAAVAGAGQGHEIEAVGIGAAGYVDDKRATVLFAPNIDWRHEPLKDKVEQRVGLPVVVENDANAAAWGEYRFGAGQGHEDVICITLGTGLGGGIIIGNKLRRGRFGVAAEFGHIRVVPDGLLCGCGSQGCWEQYASGRALVRYAKQRANATPENATILLALGDGTVDGIQGKHISEAARQGCPVAVDSFRELARWAGAGLADLASLFDPSAFIVGGGVSDEGDLVLDPIRKSFRRWLIGGQWRPHAQVLAAQLGGKAGLVGAADLARQG from the coding sequence ATGGGACTCACCATCGGCGTCGACATCGGCGGCACGAAGATCGCGGCGGGCGTGGTCGACGAAGAGGGCACCATTCTCGAGACGCACACCGTGCCCACCCCGTCGACTGCCGAAGGCATCGTCGACGCGATCTGTGCTGCCGTAGCGGGAGCCGGCCAGGGCCACGAGATCGAGGCCGTCGGTATCGGAGCCGCCGGTTACGTCGACGACAAGCGCGCCACGGTCCTCTTCGCGCCGAACATCGACTGGCGCCACGAGCCGCTCAAGGACAAGGTCGAACAGCGTGTCGGCCTTCCCGTCGTGGTCGAGAACGACGCCAACGCCGCCGCGTGGGGCGAGTACCGCTTCGGCGCCGGCCAGGGCCACGAGGACGTCATCTGCATCACGCTGGGCACCGGCCTCGGCGGCGGCATCATCATCGGCAACAAGCTGCGCCGCGGACGGTTCGGCGTCGCCGCCGAGTTCGGTCACATCCGGGTCGTCCCCGACGGCCTCCTGTGCGGCTGCGGCAGCCAGGGCTGCTGGGAGCAGTACGCCTCCGGCCGCGCCCTCGTCCGCTACGCCAAGCAGCGCGCCAACGCCACACCGGAGAACGCGACGATCCTGCTCGCCCTCGGCGACGGCACCGTCGACGGCATCCAGGGCAAGCACATCAGCGAGGCCGCCCGGCAGGGCTGCCCCGTCGCCGTCGACTCCTTCCGTGAGCTGGCGCGCTGGGCGGGAGCCGGTCTCGCGGACCTGGCCTCGCTCTTCGACCCCTCGGCGTTCATCGTCGGCGGCGGCGTCTCCGACGAGGGCGACCTCGTGCTCGACCCCATCCGCAAGTCCTTCCGCCGCTGGCTGATCGGCGGCCAGTGGCGGCCGCACGCCCAGGTGCTCGCCGCGCAACTGGGCGGCAAGGCGGGGCTGGTGGGCGCCGCGGACCTGGCACGCCAGGGCTGA
- a CDS encoding endonuclease/exonuclease/phosphatase family protein: MAITALPKSRTEPDGSAVVRVLGYNIRSMRDDEEALARVIRACEPDLVFVQEAPRFFRWRKHAARLAAKTDLVMLSGGATAAGPMLLCSLRATVERTEDVLLPRTPGLHRRGFATAVVRFAGARVGLISCHLSLAADERLAQAGLLLDRLKAMDVPHAIVAGDINERPGGRAFGRLAGELQDCWAVAPWGGEHTSTAAGPHQRIDAVFATEGVEVLGCGVPDLPPADLRAASDHLPVLAALRIPATV; this comes from the coding sequence ATGGCGATCACCGCACTGCCCAAGTCCCGCACCGAGCCGGACGGTTCGGCCGTGGTCCGGGTCCTCGGCTACAACATCCGCTCCATGCGCGACGACGAGGAGGCGCTGGCCCGGGTCATCCGGGCCTGCGAACCCGACCTGGTGTTCGTCCAGGAAGCCCCGCGCTTCTTCCGCTGGCGCAAGCACGCTGCGCGGCTCGCCGCGAAGACCGACCTGGTGATGCTCTCCGGCGGCGCGACGGCGGCGGGACCGATGCTGCTGTGCTCGCTGCGGGCCACGGTGGAACGCACCGAGGACGTCCTGCTGCCCCGCACCCCCGGCCTGCACCGGCGCGGCTTCGCCACGGCCGTCGTCCGCTTCGCGGGCGCGCGGGTGGGACTGATCAGCTGCCATCTGAGCCTCGCGGCCGACGAGCGCCTCGCCCAGGCGGGACTGCTGCTGGACCGGCTGAAGGCGATGGACGTGCCGCACGCGATCGTCGCGGGTGACATCAACGAACGGCCCGGAGGCCGGGCCTTCGGCCGCCTGGCGGGGGAGCTTCAGGACTGCTGGGCCGTGGCCCCGTGGGGCGGGGAGCACACGTCCACGGCCGCCGGACCGCACCAGCGGATCGACGCGGTCTTCGCGACGGAGGGGGTGGAGGTCCTGGGGTGCGGTGTGCCGGATCTGCCCCCCGCCGACCTGCGCGCGGCATCCGACCACCTCCCGGTCCTGGCGGCCCTCCGCATCCCCGCGACGGTGTGA
- a CDS encoding alpha/beta hydrolase, giving the protein MPVLPGAEPYRHDGGEVGVLLCHGFTGSPQSLRPWAEYLAERGLTVSLPLLPGHGTRWQDMQVTGWQDWYAEVDRELRSLLERCRHVFVFGLSMGGALTLRLAAKHGDAVRGVVVVNPANKVHGAMASLLPVVRHLVPSTKGLTSDIAKQGVEELGYDRVPLHAAHSVRQFFRLVDGELPQVTQPMLLLHSPEDHVVPAADSARILSRVSSTDVTEILLEQSYHVATLDHDAERIFEESYAFIGRLAPSAETTGSPAPETLGGSTTGG; this is encoded by the coding sequence GTGCCGGTCCTTCCTGGAGCCGAGCCCTACCGCCACGACGGCGGCGAGGTCGGCGTCCTTCTCTGTCACGGATTCACCGGTTCCCCGCAGTCGCTGCGGCCCTGGGCCGAGTATCTGGCGGAGCGGGGCCTCACGGTGTCCCTGCCGCTGCTGCCCGGTCACGGCACCCGCTGGCAGGACATGCAGGTCACCGGCTGGCAGGACTGGTACGCGGAGGTGGACAGGGAGCTGCGCTCACTGCTGGAGCGCTGCCGGCACGTGTTCGTCTTCGGCCTCTCCATGGGCGGCGCCCTGACGCTGCGGCTCGCCGCCAAGCACGGCGACGCGGTGCGCGGCGTCGTCGTCGTCAATCCGGCGAACAAGGTCCACGGCGCGATGGCGTCGCTGCTGCCCGTGGTGCGTCATCTGGTGCCCTCCACGAAGGGCCTGACCAGCGACATCGCCAAGCAGGGCGTGGAGGAGCTGGGGTACGACCGGGTGCCGCTGCACGCCGCGCACTCGGTGCGGCAGTTCTTCCGCCTCGTCGACGGCGAGCTTCCGCAGGTCACGCAGCCGATGCTGTTGCTCCACAGCCCGGAGGACCATGTGGTGCCGGCCGCCGACTCGGCCCGGATCCTCAGCCGGGTCTCCTCCACGGACGTCACCGAGATCCTGCTGGAACAGAGCTACCACGTCGCGACGTTGGACCACGATGCGGAGCGGATCTTCGAGGAGAGTTACGCGTTCATCGGCCGGCTCGCTCCGAGCGCGGAGACCACGGGGTCTCCCGCGCCGGAAACCTTGGGAGGGAGCACGACCGGTGGCTGA
- a CDS encoding lysophospholipid acyltransferase family protein, whose product MIYGAMKFSIGGSLKLAFRPWVEGLENVPAEGPAILASNHLSFSDSFFLPAVLDRKVTFIAKAEYFTSPGVKGRLTAAFFKGVGQLPVDRSGARGAGEAAIKAGIDVIESGGLFGIYPEGTRSPDGRLYRGKPGGLARVALATGAPVIPVAMIDTEKIQPPGKVVPKLMRPGIRIGKPLDFSRYHGMEGDRFILRSVTDEVMYEIMKLSGQEYVDIYATAAKRQIADAEKAEKAARAEAEKAEKAKKAQRPAA is encoded by the coding sequence TTGATCTACGGCGCCATGAAGTTCTCCATCGGGGGTTCGCTGAAGCTTGCCTTCAGGCCCTGGGTGGAGGGTCTGGAGAACGTTCCGGCCGAGGGCCCCGCGATCCTCGCCAGCAACCACCTGTCGTTCTCCGACTCGTTCTTCCTCCCCGCTGTCCTCGACCGCAAGGTCACCTTCATCGCCAAGGCGGAGTACTTCACCTCGCCGGGCGTGAAAGGCAGGCTGACGGCCGCCTTCTTCAAGGGCGTCGGCCAGCTGCCGGTGGACCGTTCGGGTGCCCGTGGAGCGGGTGAGGCGGCGATCAAGGCCGGGATCGACGTGATCGAGTCCGGTGGCCTGTTCGGCATCTACCCGGAGGGCACCCGTTCCCCGGACGGCCGCCTCTACCGCGGCAAGCCGGGCGGCCTCGCCCGCGTGGCGCTGGCCACCGGCGCGCCGGTGATCCCGGTCGCGATGATCGACACCGAGAAGATCCAGCCGCCCGGCAAGGTGGTGCCGAAGCTGATGCGCCCGGGCATCCGGATCGGGAAGCCGCTGGACTTCAGCCGCTATCACGGCATGGAGGGCGACCGCTTCATCCTGCGCTCGGTGACCGACGAGGTCATGTACGAGATCATGAAGCTGTCCGGCCAGGAGTACGTCGACATCTACGCGACGGCCGCCAAGCGCCAGATCGCCGACGCCGAGAAGGCGGAGAAGGCGGCCAGGGCCGAGGCGGAGAAGGCCGAGAAGGCCAAGAAGGCGCAGCGGCCCGCCGCCTGA